A stretch of the Rhizobium sp. CCGE531 genome encodes the following:
- a CDS encoding cytosine deaminase yields MSHVFMSPPNAARFVLSNATVPTVTLSGFSAPSCEGLVKADIVVADGLVSDIRSPGTAPVEYAKVDMKEGMVWPTFADMHTHLDKGHIWERRSNPDGSFMGALDAVRTDREANWSADDVRKRMEFSLRSAYAHGTGLIRTHLDSLAPQHRISFEVFTSVREAWKDRIALQAVALFPLDSMVDDAFFADLLRVVREAGGLMGGVTQMNPELDAQLDKLFRAAADNGLDVDLHVDETEDREVLTLKAIAEAVLRNGFKGKVTAGHCCSLAQQDEGVARATIDLVARAGISIVSLPMCNMYLQDRHPGHTPRWRGVTLLHELAAAGVPTAVSSDNTRDPFYAYGDLDPVEVFREAVRILHLDHPLDTAARVVTTSPASILGRPDIGRIAVGGPADLVLFSARRWSEFLSRPQSDRVVLRKGKVIDRSLPDYRELDSVIGV; encoded by the coding sequence ATGTCCCACGTCTTCATGTCGCCGCCGAATGCCGCCCGCTTCGTGCTCAGCAACGCCACCGTTCCAACCGTGACGCTGTCCGGTTTTTCGGCGCCCTCTTGCGAGGGTCTGGTCAAGGCCGATATCGTCGTTGCCGACGGCCTCGTCAGCGATATCCGCTCGCCCGGCACTGCGCCGGTGGAATATGCCAAGGTCGACATGAAGGAAGGCATGGTCTGGCCGACTTTCGCCGATATGCATACCCATCTGGACAAGGGTCACATATGGGAGCGCCGCTCCAACCCCGACGGCAGCTTCATGGGCGCGCTCGATGCGGTGCGAACCGACCGCGAGGCCAACTGGTCGGCCGACGATGTGCGCAAGCGCATGGAATTCTCGCTGCGCTCGGCTTACGCCCATGGTACCGGCCTGATCCGCACCCATCTGGATTCACTGGCGCCGCAGCACCGCATTTCCTTCGAGGTTTTCACCTCCGTTCGCGAGGCCTGGAAAGACAGAATCGCGCTGCAGGCCGTCGCCCTCTTTCCGCTGGATAGCATGGTAGACGATGCCTTTTTCGCCGATTTGCTCCGTGTCGTTCGCGAAGCCGGCGGCTTGATGGGCGGGGTCACCCAGATGAATCCGGAGCTTGATGCGCAGCTCGACAAGCTTTTTCGCGCCGCTGCCGACAATGGCCTCGATGTCGATCTGCATGTTGATGAGACGGAAGACAGGGAGGTGCTGACGCTGAAGGCGATTGCCGAAGCCGTGCTTCGCAACGGCTTCAAAGGCAAGGTGACCGCCGGCCATTGCTGCTCGCTCGCCCAGCAGGACGAGGGTGTCGCCCGTGCGACCATCGATCTCGTCGCCAGGGCCGGAATTTCCATCGTCTCGCTGCCGATGTGCAACATGTACCTGCAAGACCGCCATCCCGGCCACACGCCGCGCTGGCGCGGCGTCACCCTGCTGCACGAGCTTGCCGCCGCCGGTGTTCCCACAGCCGTCTCCTCCGACAACACCCGCGATCCCTTCTACGCCTATGGCGATCTCGACCCCGTCGAAGTCTTCCGGGAAGCCGTACGCATCCTGCATCTCGACCATCCGCTGGATACGGCCGCAAGGGTCGTCACCACCTCTCCCGCCAGCATCCTCGGCCGCCCCGATATCGGCCGCATCGCCGTCGGCGGCCCAGCCGATCTCGTGCTCTTCAGCGCCCGGCGCTGGAGCGAATTCCTTTCCCGCCCGCAGTCCGACCGCGTCGTCCTTCGCAAGGGCAAGGTAATCGACCGCAGCCTGCCGGACTATCGTGAACTCGACAGCGTCATTGGAGTGTAA
- a CDS encoding creatininase family protein, protein MAKPFYWNELNTYDFADLSADTTIAILPIASTEQHGPHLPIATDVAIATGMLAELKVQRPGDLDFLVLPMQEIGKANEHIYGPGTLSLGAELLIPVWTAIGTKVAEAGIRKMVIVNSHGGNLDIMGIVARELRVRHQMAVVATQWSRFGTPDGMIDEHEQRFGIHGGDVETSLMLHFRPELVRMEKAENFASKAEWMKEHSKYLQPLPPHSLAWIAHDLNPNGVVGNATAGTAEKGALICRHQIAGFVEMLRDLRDYPLSNLYSK, encoded by the coding sequence ATGGCGAAGCCCTTCTATTGGAATGAACTCAACACATATGATTTCGCCGATCTCTCGGCCGACACCACGATCGCCATCCTGCCGATCGCCTCGACGGAGCAGCACGGCCCGCATCTGCCGATCGCAACCGATGTCGCGATCGCTACGGGTATGCTGGCGGAACTGAAGGTCCAGCGCCCCGGCGATCTCGATTTTCTTGTGCTGCCAATGCAGGAAATCGGCAAGGCCAACGAGCATATCTACGGTCCCGGCACGCTGTCGCTCGGCGCGGAGCTGCTGATCCCGGTATGGACGGCGATCGGTACGAAGGTCGCCGAGGCCGGTATCCGCAAGATGGTCATCGTCAATTCCCATGGCGGCAATCTCGACATCATGGGCATCGTCGCGCGCGAGTTGCGCGTGCGCCACCAGATGGCCGTCGTCGCCACGCAATGGAGCCGCTTCGGCACGCCTGATGGCATGATCGACGAGCACGAGCAGCGCTTCGGCATCCATGGCGGCGATGTCGAAACCTCGCTCATGCTGCATTTCCGGCCCGAGCTCGTGCGGATGGAGAAGGCTGAGAATTTCGCCTCTAAAGCTGAGTGGATGAAGGAACATTCCAAATATCTGCAGCCGCTGCCGCCGCATTCGCTCGCCTGGATCGCGCATGACCTCAATCCGAACGGCGTGGTCGGTAATGCCACGGCTGGCACGGCGGAAAAGGGCGCGCTCATCTGCCGGCACCAGATCGCCGGCTTCGTCGAGATGCTGCGCGACCTGCGCGACTATCCGCTCTCCAACCTCTATTCGAAATAG
- a CDS encoding NAD(P)H-dependent oxidoreductase, translated as MKVLVLHSHPLEESYGAALHRQTIESLKSAGHDVDDCNLYAEGFDPVLSRQDRVIYHDYPNNTEAVKSYVERLQRAESLVIVTPVWNFGFPAILKGYFDRVWLPGVSFELVDGKVRSKLQHIRKLGAVLTYGADPFRAFIAGNPPKKIVKRVLRAQIKPFAPVVFLAHYDMNRSTDKTRGLFLEKVKREMARF; from the coding sequence ATGAAGGTCCTCGTCCTTCATTCCCATCCGCTCGAGGAAAGCTATGGCGCAGCGCTGCACAGGCAAACCATCGAGAGCCTGAAGAGCGCCGGACACGACGTCGACGATTGCAATCTTTACGCGGAGGGTTTCGATCCCGTACTGTCACGCCAAGACCGTGTGATCTACCACGACTATCCCAACAATACCGAAGCAGTGAAATCCTATGTCGAGCGGCTGCAGCGCGCGGAATCCCTGGTGATCGTCACGCCGGTCTGGAACTTCGGTTTCCCGGCGATCCTCAAGGGTTATTTTGACAGGGTCTGGCTTCCCGGCGTCTCCTTCGAACTCGTCGACGGCAAGGTGCGCTCAAAGCTGCAGCACATCCGCAAGCTCGGCGCGGTTTTGACCTATGGCGCCGACCCATTCCGCGCCTTCATTGCCGGGAACCCGCCAAAGAAGATCGTCAAGCGTGTACTGCGTGCGCAGATCAAGCCCTTCGCCCCGGTCGTTTTCCTCGCCCACTACGACATGAACCGCTCGACCGACAAGACGAGAGGGCTTTTCCTTGAAAAGGTGAAGCGGGAAATGGCGCGCTTCTGA
- a CDS encoding ABC transporter substrate-binding protein, with amino-acid sequence MYNALKAKAFFAAMGLAAAIVAAEPANALDKVTYGTNWLAQAEHGGFYQAIADGTYKKYGLDVTIVQGGPNAANSALLISGKLDFYMGGPQQEIDAVKQGIPIVDVAAIFQKDPQVLIAHPDAGVEKFEDLAKLPTLFLSKDGYVTYFEWMKANFPGFKDEQFKPYNFSAAPFLADKQSAQQGYVTSEPYEIEKQAGWKPKVFLIADAGYSPYSTMITAQKTLVDKNPDLVQRFVNASVEGWYNYLHGDNKAANELIKKDNPDMTDGQIAYSIAKMKEYGIVESGDALDKGIGCITEAHYKKFFDEMVQIKLFDADIDYKKAFDTQFACKGVGMSLKK; translated from the coding sequence ATGTATAATGCATTGAAGGCAAAAGCATTTTTCGCCGCCATGGGTCTGGCCGCCGCAATCGTTGCGGCTGAGCCCGCAAACGCGCTCGACAAAGTCACCTACGGCACCAACTGGCTTGCCCAGGCCGAGCATGGCGGCTTCTATCAGGCCATCGCCGACGGCACCTACAAAAAATATGGCCTTGACGTCACCATCGTCCAGGGCGGCCCCAATGCCGCCAACTCGGCCTTGCTGATTTCCGGCAAGCTCGATTTCTACATGGGCGGCCCGCAACAGGAGATCGATGCGGTCAAGCAGGGCATTCCGATCGTCGATGTCGCGGCGATCTTCCAGAAGGATCCGCAAGTACTGATCGCCCATCCGGATGCCGGCGTGGAGAAGTTCGAGGATCTCGCCAAGCTGCCGACGCTGTTTCTCAGCAAGGACGGCTATGTCACCTATTTCGAGTGGATGAAGGCGAACTTCCCGGGCTTCAAGGACGAGCAGTTCAAGCCTTACAATTTCAGCGCGGCGCCCTTCCTCGCCGACAAGCAGTCCGCGCAGCAGGGTTATGTAACCTCGGAACCCTATGAGATCGAGAAGCAAGCCGGCTGGAAGCCGAAAGTCTTCCTGATCGCCGATGCCGGCTATTCGCCCTATTCGACGATGATCACCGCGCAGAAGACGTTGGTCGACAAAAACCCGGATCTCGTGCAACGCTTCGTCAATGCCTCGGTCGAGGGCTGGTACAACTATCTCCATGGCGACAACAAGGCGGCCAACGAGCTGATCAAGAAGGACAATCCCGATATGACGGATGGCCAGATCGCCTATTCCATCGCCAAGATGAAGGAATATGGCATCGTGGAATCCGGCGACGCCCTCGACAAGGGCATCGGCTGCATCACCGAGGCGCATTACAAGAAGTTCTTCGACGAGATGGTGCAGATCAAGCTCTTCGATGCCGATATCGACTACAAGAAAGCGTTCGACACGCAGTTCGCCTGCAAGGGCGTCGGCATGTCGCTGAAGAAGTAA
- a CDS encoding FAD-binding oxidoreductase, whose translation MPDYQRIKKELEGIAIEDNPALVRQKSRDFYWYSPILKAQLDNVTADLVVTPKTEEEVIRILKVAYAHDVPVTPRGAGTGNYGQAMPLSGGIVLNLAAMNKVKEIHPGRVVCEPGIVIAELDRQTKAHSGQELRFHPSTAQTATIGGFIAGGSGGVGSITWGGLRDLGNILRLRVVTMEAEPRVLDLTGWDLTKVSHAYGTNGIITEIEMPLAPAYDWVDVLVGYDDFMDAVRFSDALAKCNGILVKEIAPIAAPIPHEYFTRHKPYIREGQSIVALMIAPHSMDPFVAFAMQQKGEITFRSDKVESMKGIPHAYELAWNHTTLRAIKVDPSITYLQVQYPGPDHVAKVRKMVEIFGDEVPGHLEFIKFDGQIQCSGLPLVRYTSEARLEEIIRIHQDHGCPIFNPHRYTLEEGGMKQTDAVQLAFKKETDPKGLLNPGKMIAWDNPNFDFKSGKNYLFPGLAALMEAS comes from the coding sequence ATGCCGGATTATCAGCGCATCAAGAAAGAACTCGAAGGTATCGCCATCGAAGACAATCCGGCGCTCGTGCGTCAGAAAAGTCGAGACTTCTACTGGTATTCGCCGATCCTCAAAGCGCAACTCGACAATGTCACCGCCGATCTCGTCGTCACGCCGAAGACCGAGGAAGAGGTGATCCGCATATTGAAGGTCGCCTACGCGCATGACGTACCCGTCACGCCGCGCGGCGCCGGCACCGGCAATTACGGCCAGGCCATGCCTCTGTCAGGCGGCATCGTGCTCAATCTCGCTGCGATGAACAAAGTCAAGGAAATCCATCCGGGCCGCGTCGTCTGCGAACCCGGCATCGTCATCGCCGAGCTCGATCGCCAGACAAAGGCCCATTCGGGCCAGGAATTGCGCTTCCATCCATCGACCGCGCAGACGGCGACGATCGGCGGCTTCATCGCCGGTGGCTCTGGCGGCGTCGGCTCGATTACCTGGGGCGGCCTGCGCGATCTCGGCAATATCCTGCGCCTGCGCGTCGTGACGATGGAGGCCGAACCGCGCGTTCTAGATCTCACCGGCTGGGACCTGACCAAGGTCAGCCATGCCTACGGCACCAACGGCATCATCACCGAGATCGAAATGCCGCTCGCGCCGGCCTATGATTGGGTGGACGTGCTGGTCGGCTACGACGATTTCATGGACGCCGTGCGCTTCTCCGACGCGCTCGCCAAGTGTAACGGCATACTGGTCAAGGAAATCGCGCCGATCGCAGCCCCCATTCCCCACGAATATTTTACCCGCCACAAGCCTTATATCCGTGAGGGTCAGTCGATCGTGGCGCTGATGATCGCGCCGCATTCGATGGATCCTTTCGTCGCTTTCGCCATGCAGCAGAAGGGCGAAATCACCTTCCGTTCTGACAAGGTGGAGAGCATGAAAGGCATCCCGCATGCCTATGAGCTTGCCTGGAACCATACGACCTTGCGCGCCATCAAGGTCGATCCGTCGATCACCTATCTGCAGGTGCAGTATCCGGGACCGGATCATGTCGCCAAGGTCCGGAAGATGGTGGAAATCTTCGGCGACGAAGTGCCCGGCCATCTCGAGTTCATCAAGTTCGACGGGCAGATCCAATGCTCCGGCCTGCCGCTGGTGCGCTATACGTCCGAGGCGCGGCTTGAAGAGATCATTAGGATTCATCAGGACCATGGCTGCCCGATCTTCAATCCGCATCGCTATACGCTGGAGGAAGGCGGCATGAAGCAGACGGATGCCGTCCAGCTTGCCTTCAAGAAGGAAACGGATCCGAAGGGTCTGCTCAATCCCGGCAAGATGATCGCGTGGGACAATCCGAATTTCGATTTCAAATCCGGCAAGAACTATCTCTTCCCCGGCCTTGCAGCGCTGATGGAGGCTTCATGA
- a CDS encoding ABC transporter permease, with protein MSESTSLPATLSAEAVDAPTAAAVRQRNLERALGVFVPILTVLALLILWQLLVVGTGIPQYILPSPIAVAKALVSDWGILWPALWVTTQITFISLVLALIGGVGFAIFLVQSRWIELAFYPLAVILQVTPIVAIAPLILIYAPTREAALLICGFLVAFFPILSNMVQGLKSVDHNLLNLFDLYGASRWQALLHLKLPAAQPYFMTGLRIGGGLSLIASVVAEFAAGSGGPNSGLAFRLLEAQYRQNMPRLFAALLLLSALGVAIFAFTSFISWLSLHRWHESSLKREN; from the coding sequence ATGAGCGAGAGCACCAGCCTGCCCGCCACTCTTTCCGCCGAAGCAGTCGATGCGCCAACTGCCGCCGCCGTCAGACAGCGCAATCTCGAACGCGCGCTCGGCGTCTTCGTGCCGATCCTGACCGTTCTCGCGCTGCTTATCCTCTGGCAGCTTCTCGTCGTCGGCACCGGCATTCCGCAATATATCCTGCCGAGCCCGATCGCCGTCGCCAAGGCGCTCGTTTCCGATTGGGGCATCCTCTGGCCGGCCCTGTGGGTAACGACGCAGATCACCTTCATATCGCTGGTCCTGGCGCTGATCGGCGGCGTCGGCTTCGCCATCTTCCTCGTGCAGTCCCGCTGGATCGAGCTCGCCTTCTATCCGCTCGCCGTCATCCTCCAGGTGACGCCAATCGTCGCAATCGCGCCGCTGATCCTGATCTACGCACCGACACGCGAGGCGGCGCTCTTGATCTGCGGCTTCCTCGTCGCCTTCTTTCCGATCCTCTCCAACATGGTGCAGGGATTGAAAAGCGTCGACCACAACCTGCTCAACCTCTTCGATCTCTATGGCGCCTCGCGCTGGCAGGCATTGCTGCATCTGAAGCTGCCGGCAGCCCAGCCCTATTTCATGACGGGGCTCAGGATCGGTGGCGGCCTGTCGCTGATCGCATCGGTCGTCGCCGAATTCGCCGCTGGCTCCGGCGGCCCCAATTCCGGTCTGGCGTTCCGCCTGCTGGAAGCGCAGTACCGCCAGAACATGCCCCGCCTCTTTGCGGCACTGCTGCTTCTGTCGGCACTCGGCGTCGCCATCTTCGCCTTCACCTCCTTCATCTCATGGCTGAGCCTGCATCGCTGGCATGAGAGCAGCCTCAAGCGGGAGAACTGA
- a CDS encoding LysR substrate-binding domain-containing protein produces the protein MLHSRRLLYINEIARCGSIRKAAARLNIASSAINRQILALEEEMGAPLFERLPRGLRLTAAGELCIEHIREVLKNYERLEGRIRSLKMQQAGKVRIVATVGLAAGPLPDIIARFLLEHPRVFIQLRNDAGSTTMAPVVSGEVDIGLGFNIPATPGIRSLGNFDIPIGVVLPPGHPLIGPGPINLADVVEERLLLAQPGSSLRDVINLTLARLSVQVEPVLESNASEMLKQLVKCGAGLTLLNPLDVITECRRGELVFRPIAEPHSRPQPMKLFARTRAPLDAATSLFAEYLLAELAGMVEELQAKGHIIMPSERRRSDAYFE, from the coding sequence ATGCTGCACTCGAGACGGCTTCTCTACATCAACGAAATTGCCCGCTGCGGCTCGATCCGCAAGGCGGCGGCGCGGCTCAATATCGCTTCATCGGCGATCAACCGGCAGATTCTGGCGCTGGAGGAGGAAATGGGGGCGCCGCTCTTCGAGCGCCTGCCGCGTGGCCTGCGGCTGACGGCGGCCGGCGAGCTCTGCATCGAGCACATCCGCGAGGTATTGAAGAATTACGAGCGGCTGGAGGGTCGCATTCGCAGTCTCAAGATGCAGCAGGCCGGCAAGGTCAGGATCGTCGCGACGGTCGGCCTTGCCGCCGGACCTCTGCCCGATATCATCGCCCGCTTCCTCCTGGAACATCCGAGGGTCTTCATCCAGCTGCGCAACGATGCCGGCTCGACCACCATGGCGCCGGTGGTTTCCGGAGAAGTCGATATCGGGCTGGGTTTCAACATACCGGCGACGCCCGGCATCCGCTCACTCGGCAATTTCGACATACCGATCGGCGTCGTGCTGCCGCCCGGGCACCCGTTGATCGGACCGGGGCCGATCAATCTTGCCGATGTCGTCGAGGAGCGGCTGCTGCTGGCGCAGCCCGGAAGCAGCCTGCGCGATGTCATCAATCTGACGCTGGCTCGCCTTTCCGTGCAGGTCGAGCCGGTGCTGGAGAGCAATGCGTCGGAAATGCTGAAGCAGCTGGTGAAATGCGGGGCAGGGCTGACGCTGCTCAATCCGCTCGACGTCATCACCGAGTGCCGGCGCGGGGAGCTGGTCTTTCGGCCGATCGCCGAGCCCCATTCCCGGCCCCAGCCCATGAAACTTTTCGCCCGCACGCGGGCGCCGCTCGATGCCGCCACCAGCCTTTTCGCCGAGTACCTGCTGGCGGAACTTGCTGGAATGGTGGAGGAGCTGCAGGCGAAAGGGCATATCATCATGCCCTCTGAGCGCCGCCGTTCGGACGCCTATTTCGAATAG
- a CDS encoding SGNH/GDSL hydrolase family protein, which produces MSTEQIRWLLKVMQPERTLASLPGGAGISPEIHAALVGLPQEVYSAELDLMKEEAKEAAGEVLADPSCASLVDRLYVPKGAKIVAFGDSLTSDPQSWAVILGELLAARRAADGVSFSISAVAAETTTHGLVRIGEVIGQQPDLILFLIGTNDARTQGPHPTKTLVHHEETARNVAELRQRVSRETGARCVWITPPAVNEERVAEHWGLARFGVRFCNENLARVAGIIRDFDGTVIDAFSNLGTPPRSDFLMGDGLHLTLAGQKQLALEVIKGWSTLK; this is translated from the coding sequence ATGTCGACCGAACAGATACGCTGGCTCTTGAAGGTCATGCAACCCGAGCGAACCCTGGCCTCGCTGCCCGGGGGCGCCGGCATCTCCCCGGAAATTCATGCAGCGCTGGTTGGGTTGCCGCAGGAGGTCTATTCCGCTGAACTCGACTTGATGAAGGAGGAGGCGAAAGAAGCTGCGGGCGAAGTGCTGGCCGACCCATCCTGCGCCTCGTTGGTGGACCGGCTCTACGTGCCAAAGGGCGCTAAGATCGTTGCGTTCGGCGATAGCCTGACGTCGGACCCGCAATCCTGGGCTGTCATTCTCGGTGAGCTCCTGGCGGCGAGGCGTGCCGCTGACGGCGTTTCATTCTCGATCAGCGCGGTTGCCGCCGAGACGACGACGCATGGGCTGGTCCGCATCGGCGAGGTCATCGGCCAGCAGCCCGACTTGATCCTCTTCCTCATTGGCACCAACGACGCCCGAACCCAAGGCCCTCACCCTACGAAGACCCTCGTCCATCATGAAGAGACGGCGCGCAACGTGGCGGAGCTGCGTCAACGCGTGTCACGAGAAACCGGGGCGCGCTGCGTCTGGATTACGCCGCCTGCCGTCAATGAGGAGCGAGTCGCCGAGCACTGGGGTTTGGCCCGGTTCGGGGTTCGTTTCTGCAACGAGAACCTTGCGCGCGTCGCCGGGATCATCCGCGATTTCGACGGCACAGTGATTGACGCTTTCTCCAATTTGGGAACGCCACCCCGGAGCGATTTCCTGATGGGGGATGGCCTGCACCTGACGCTGGCAGGACAGAAGCAGCTGGCGCTTGAGGTGATCAAGGGCTGGAGCACCCTCAAATGA
- a CDS encoding NAD(P)H-binding protein — MKYLIVGATGNIGSRVTQRLIARGERPSVFVRNAKKAKALFGAQVDIHVGDLDKAPSSLATALDGANGVFLVSDGPDLDTRDRTVAFAAKSAGVGHLVKLSTLDVHTGVGTGPWHARGEAAVRESGVAFTFIQAAGFMLNALGWSDSIREEGVLRTSTGNGRIAFIHPDDIADVATAVLTTRDYDSQSLVITGPEALSYGEMAATIGKAIDKPIQFEEISDRQACAGVVAWAGKGPYADALVDIWRAVREGRLATVSDGVTQVIGRKPISFGRWAEENAGAFR; from the coding sequence ATGAAGTATTTGATCGTCGGCGCCACCGGAAACATCGGGTCGCGGGTCACCCAGCGCCTCATCGCTCGTGGGGAGCGCCCATCGGTTTTCGTACGCAATGCGAAGAAGGCAAAGGCGCTCTTTGGAGCTCAAGTAGATATCCATGTGGGTGACCTCGACAAGGCGCCTTCGTCGCTGGCAACCGCGCTTGATGGCGCAAACGGCGTCTTCCTCGTGAGCGACGGGCCGGATCTCGATACCCGCGACCGCACGGTTGCGTTCGCGGCGAAATCCGCCGGGGTCGGGCATCTGGTCAAGCTTTCGACGCTGGATGTGCACACCGGCGTGGGGACCGGGCCGTGGCATGCGCGCGGCGAGGCTGCCGTGCGCGAAAGCGGTGTGGCGTTCACGTTCATCCAGGCCGCCGGATTCATGCTGAATGCGCTTGGTTGGTCGGACTCCATCCGTGAAGAAGGCGTGCTGCGGACCTCCACCGGAAATGGCAGGATCGCGTTCATTCACCCGGACGATATCGCTGATGTCGCAACCGCGGTTCTTACCACACGCGACTATGATAGCCAGTCGCTGGTTATCACCGGTCCCGAGGCGCTGAGTTATGGGGAAATGGCTGCGACCATCGGCAAAGCCATTGACAAGCCCATCCAGTTTGAGGAGATCTCCGACAGACAGGCGTGTGCGGGTGTGGTCGCCTGGGCCGGCAAAGGACCCTATGCCGACGCTCTCGTCGACATCTGGCGCGCAGTCCGCGAGGGGCGATTGGCGACGGTCTCGGACGGCGTGACGCAGGTCATCGGGCGAAAGCCTATCTCGTTTGGTCGGTGGGCCGAAGAGAATGCCGGCGCCTTTCGCTAG
- a CDS encoding TetR/AcrR family transcriptional regulator: MKANERSLARREPKQERSRHSVEAILEAVQRVVNRHGAKAITTNRIAEAAGVSIGSLYQYFPDKQAIFAALHDRHVDDVRRVMTRAMADCATASFKDFTRELVEGLADVHAKDADLHEIVAAAVPEGAHSFKSALQTTLSSMISPSELERYTPEATQRMLFILPNLMEALVHGATDRRLSVISRHDAKGEAIRTVLAYVNSCEGGHLGF; encoded by the coding sequence ATGAAAGCCAACGAAAGATCGCTCGCGCGCCGCGAGCCCAAGCAGGAACGCTCCAGGCATTCAGTGGAGGCGATCCTTGAGGCGGTCCAGCGGGTGGTGAACCGGCATGGCGCCAAAGCCATCACCACCAACCGCATCGCCGAAGCCGCGGGCGTCAGCATTGGCTCGCTCTACCAATATTTCCCTGACAAACAGGCCATCTTCGCAGCCTTGCATGACCGCCATGTTGACGACGTAAGGCGCGTGATGACGCGCGCGATGGCCGACTGCGCAACTGCGTCGTTCAAGGACTTTACACGCGAGTTGGTTGAGGGGCTTGCGGACGTTCATGCGAAAGATGCCGACCTGCATGAGATCGTCGCGGCTGCGGTGCCGGAAGGGGCGCATAGCTTTAAAAGTGCACTCCAGACCACGTTAAGCAGCATGATTTCGCCGTCCGAGCTGGAACGCTATACCCCCGAGGCGACGCAACGGATGCTCTTCATCCTTCCGAATTTGATGGAAGCGCTGGTGCATGGAGCCACTGACCGGAGGCTGTCGGTCATCTCGCGGCATGACGCGAAAGGCGAGGCCATCCGAACGGTCCTCGCTTACGTGAACTCGTGTGAGGGTGGTCACCTCGGCTTCTAG
- a CDS encoding ABC transporter ATP-binding protein, with translation MPVSEATKFTQTEARKRPLVVMEQVSKIFSNGTLALSGMSLHVESGEFISLLGPSGCGKSTALRIIAGLGGASSGRIDWPSSRINAQGLPEGDISFVFQEPTLLPWKTVFGNVHLPLKLRGISKAAAHEQIMETLATVGLQDFADAYPRELSGGMKMRVSIARALVTKPKLLLMDEPFAALDEITRQKLNDDVLRLWQTTGITVIFVTHSVYESAYLSNRIVVMKARPGRVHTDFPLQTSGERDPLYRSSEEYRQVCEKVSRSLIEAIGWPEAH, from the coding sequence ATGCCAGTGTCTGAAGCCACCAAGTTCACCCAAACCGAGGCGCGCAAGCGGCCACTCGTCGTCATGGAGCAGGTCTCCAAGATCTTCTCGAACGGCACATTGGCGCTATCAGGCATGTCGCTCCATGTGGAGAGCGGCGAGTTCATCAGCCTGCTCGGTCCTTCCGGCTGCGGCAAGTCGACGGCCTTGCGCATCATCGCCGGCCTCGGTGGCGCTTCCAGCGGCAGGATCGATTGGCCGAGTTCGCGCATCAATGCTCAAGGCCTGCCGGAGGGCGATATCAGTTTTGTCTTCCAGGAGCCGACGCTGCTCCCCTGGAAGACGGTGTTCGGCAACGTTCACCTGCCCTTGAAGCTAAGGGGTATTTCGAAGGCTGCCGCGCACGAACAAATCATGGAAACATTGGCCACGGTCGGTCTGCAGGACTTCGCCGACGCCTATCCGCGGGAGCTGTCCGGCGGCATGAAGATGCGGGTTTCGATCGCCCGCGCGCTGGTGACGAAGCCGAAGCTGCTGCTGATGGATGAGCCCTTTGCCGCACTCGATGAAATCACTCGACAGAAGCTCAACGACGACGTGCTGCGCCTCTGGCAGACCACAGGCATCACCGTCATTTTCGTCACGCATTCCGTCTATGAGTCCGCCTATCTCTCCAATCGCATCGTCGTCATGAAGGCGCGGCCCGGCCGCGTCCACACCGACTTCCCCTTGCAAACCAGTGGCGAACGCGATCCGCTCTATCGCTCATCGGAAGAATACCGACAGGTGTGCGAAAAAGTATCCCGTTCCCTGATCGAGGCCATCGGCTGGCCGGAGGCCCATTGA